A window of Psychromonas sp. CNPT3 contains these coding sequences:
- the xapA gene encoding xanthosine phosphorylase, whose product MSTYDPVTNAIATIEKYKPGFKPQIAMILGSGLGVLADKLEDKVSINYQELDGFPVSTVEGHSGELVLGYLQGVPIICMKGRGHFYEHETMKVMTTPVRTFKMLGCELLLVTNAAGSLSPERIGVGSLVVFSDHINTMPSTPMTGENDEKYGPRFFSLANAYDKKLREQALSIANDKNITLNEGIFVSYTGPCFETPAEIRMMQIMGGDVVGMSVVPEVISAAHCGLPVLAICAITNLAEGLGDVKLSHAQTLKSAKLAESDFLNLIQAFVVSTKKY is encoded by the coding sequence ATGTCTACCTATGATCCGGTTACCAATGCCATTGCTACCATCGAAAAATATAAACCTGGCTTTAAGCCTCAAATCGCAATGATCCTCGGATCGGGTTTAGGCGTACTTGCTGATAAATTAGAAGATAAAGTAAGTATTAACTATCAAGAGTTAGATGGCTTCCCCGTTAGCACTGTCGAAGGTCATAGCGGAGAGCTGGTTTTAGGTTATTTACAAGGCGTGCCGATTATCTGCATGAAAGGCCGTGGTCATTTTTATGAACATGAGACAATGAAGGTGATGACAACGCCTGTACGCACGTTCAAAATGCTAGGTTGTGAATTGTTATTAGTCACAAATGCAGCCGGCTCATTAAGTCCCGAGCGCATTGGGGTTGGCTCTTTAGTGGTTTTTTCAGATCATATCAATACGATGCCAAGCACACCAATGACAGGTGAAAACGATGAAAAGTATGGCCCTCGTTTCTTTAGCCTCGCCAACGCATATGATAAAAAACTGCGCGAGCAAGCGCTGAGTATTGCTAACGATAAAAACATCACATTAAACGAAGGTATCTTTGTTTCTTACACCGGCCCTTGCTTTGAAACGCCAGCAGAGATCCGCATGATGCAAATTATGGGGGGTGATGTCGTCGGCATGTCCGTCGTACCCGAAGTGATTTCCGCTGCACACTGTGGATTACCTGTCCTCGCTATTTGCGCAATCACAAATCTTGCAGAGGGCCTTGGAGATGTGAAATTATCACATGCACAAACACTAAAATCAGCAAAATTAGCCGAAAGTGACTTTTTAAACTTAATTCAAGCCTTTGTAGTCAGTACTAAAAAGTACTAA